From a single Sphingobium lignivorans genomic region:
- a CDS encoding chemotaxis protein CheA has translation MDEILAEFIAETLETLETLSGEIVAWEADPTDRSRLDAFFRFFHTVKGSCGFLNLPRFERLAHGAEDVLAAVRRGERVADPATVSAVLAVMDRIGALARGIGEDVQIPDSEDDALLDALSISSGGFEIFEPLPESASEPDGAECGTDIAPAPEPLARRSSDGGNRDRAPRTIRLPLALIDQLMNGISDMVLARNDLARKMRDHGVEADLESSFERLSANVADLRDMISKTRMQRVDRLYAAIPRMVRDLTRELGKKAVLSLDGGDVEMDREMVEMVVDPLTHIVRNALDHGIEAPAARLAAGKPEAGALRIVARQSGNQIVIEISDDGRGINRAALVEKAVAAGLCTAVEAATLSDAEKLGLIFHPGLSTAASVTSVSGRGVGMDVVRANIEQIGGVIGITSLPGQGTTITMRVPLTLTIIPGLIVRCGEHFFAMPRGNVVELLHQNSSMVSIEAVGGARIATIRGEHYSLVELEDILGLPRVEGSGPRTLMVIRSSLGQPYVLGVQSVESNEELVIRPASPAITAAGVFAGMTLPDNGQPMLLLDAAGLAQVAELPLREAELRTRSAPAAAMADAREETIQALVFRERDGTTRLLPLAVVDRVEDLEASRITASNGRAFARIEDRLLPALNTQGEESGLPKSLRLHDGRDQICYLIEDVIDIIEVPATLDVPIGAGRIAGLVMVGESQLEMIDPFALFADAARTRQVAAAGQPIRCLIADAQDPWLRNILAPLLIRAGHDVSFGPQAESPDVILCGDSPPDDAAGDVPVLMLRDVAEDAGDTHTSIYRYDREKIMAAIVEAARRAA, from the coding sequence ATGGACGAGATACTCGCGGAATTCATCGCAGAGACACTGGAAACGCTGGAGACGCTCTCCGGCGAGATCGTCGCATGGGAAGCGGACCCGACCGACAGGTCACGACTGGACGCCTTTTTCCGCTTCTTCCACACCGTCAAGGGCAGCTGCGGCTTCCTGAACCTGCCCCGCTTCGAGCGGCTGGCCCATGGCGCGGAGGACGTGCTGGCCGCCGTGCGCCGGGGCGAGCGGGTCGCCGATCCGGCCACGGTGAGCGCGGTGCTCGCCGTGATGGACCGCATTGGCGCGCTCGCACGCGGCATCGGCGAGGATGTGCAGATCCCCGATTCCGAGGATGATGCCTTGCTCGACGCGCTGTCGATCAGCTCCGGCGGCTTCGAGATCTTCGAGCCCCTGCCCGAGAGCGCTTCCGAGCCCGACGGCGCGGAATGCGGGACGGACATCGCCCCCGCGCCCGAACCACTGGCGCGCCGCAGCAGCGATGGCGGCAACCGCGATCGCGCGCCCCGGACCATCCGCCTGCCGCTCGCGCTGATCGACCAGCTGATGAACGGCATCTCGGACATGGTGCTGGCGCGCAACGACCTGGCCCGCAAGATGCGTGACCATGGCGTCGAGGCCGATCTGGAGAGCAGCTTCGAGCGCCTGTCCGCCAATGTCGCGGACCTGCGCGACATGATCAGCAAGACCCGCATGCAGCGCGTCGACCGGCTCTATGCGGCGATCCCGCGCATGGTACGCGATCTCACGCGCGAGCTGGGCAAGAAGGCCGTGCTGAGCCTCGACGGAGGCGATGTCGAGATGGACCGCGAGATGGTCGAGATGGTCGTCGATCCCCTGACGCACATCGTGCGCAATGCGCTGGATCACGGCATCGAGGCACCCGCGGCGCGGCTCGCCGCCGGCAAGCCGGAAGCCGGCGCGCTGCGCATCGTGGCCCGCCAGTCCGGCAACCAGATCGTCATCGAGATCAGTGACGACGGGCGCGGCATCAACCGGGCCGCGCTGGTCGAGAAAGCGGTGGCAGCCGGTCTCTGCACGGCCGTCGAGGCGGCGACTCTCAGCGATGCCGAGAAGCTGGGCCTGATCTTCCACCCCGGACTCTCCACCGCCGCCAGCGTCACCTCGGTCTCCGGACGGGGCGTGGGCATGGATGTGGTGCGCGCGAATATCGAGCAGATCGGCGGCGTGATCGGTATCACCAGCCTGCCCGGCCAGGGCACGACGATCACCATGCGCGTGCCGCTCACCCTCACCATCATTCCCGGCCTGATCGTCCGCTGCGGCGAGCATTTCTTCGCCATGCCGCGCGGCAACGTGGTCGAGTTGCTGCACCAGAACAGCAGCATGGTCTCGATCGAGGCGGTCGGCGGCGCACGAATCGCCACCATTCGCGGCGAGCACTATTCGCTGGTCGAGCTGGAGGACATCCTCGGGCTCCCCCGTGTCGAGGGAAGCGGCCCGCGCACCCTCATGGTGATCCGCTCGTCGCTCGGCCAGCCTTATGTGCTTGGCGTCCAGTCCGTGGAAAGCAACGAGGAGCTGGTGATCCGCCCCGCCTCGCCCGCCATCACCGCGGCCGGCGTGTTCGCGGGCATGACGCTGCCGGACAATGGCCAGCCGATGCTGCTGCTCGATGCGGCCGGCCTGGCGCAGGTCGCCGAGCTGCCGCTGCGCGAGGCGGAATTGCGCACGCGGTCCGCGCCTGCCGCCGCCATGGCCGATGCGCGCGAGGAGACGATCCAGGCGCTGGTCTTCCGGGAGCGCGACGGCACGACGCGGCTGCTGCCGCTCGCGGTGGTCGACCGCGTCGAAGATCTGGAGGCTTCCCGCATCACCGCCAGTAACGGCCGCGCCTTCGCCCGCATCGAGGACCGGCTGCTGCCCGCGCTCAACACGCAGGGTGAGGAAAGCGGCCTGCCCAAGTCCCTGCGCCTCCATGATGGCCGCGACCAGATCTGCTACCTGATCGAGGACGTGATCGACATCATCGAGGTCCCCGCGACGCTGGACGTGCCGATAGGCGCGGGACGGATCGCCGGTCTCGTCATGGTCGGCGAGAGCCAGCTCGAGATGATCGACCCCTTCGCACTGTTCGCCGATGCCGCGCGGACGCGACAGGTCGCTGCGGCGGGGCAGCCGATCCGCTGCCTGATCGCGGATGCCCAGGACCCATGGCTGCGCAACATCCTCGCGCCGCTGCTGATCCGGGCGGGACATGACGTGAGCTTCGGCCCGCAGGCCGAATCGCCGGACGTGATCCTGTGTGGCGATTCGCCGCCGGACGATGCGGCCGGCGACGTGCCGGTGCTGATGCTGCGCGACGTGGCGGAAGACGCCGGGGACACCCACACCTCCATTTACCGCTACGATCGCGAGAAGATCATGGCCGCCATCGTCGAAGCCGCGCGGAGGGCCGCATGA
- a CDS encoding N-acetylmuramoyl-L-alanine amidase — translation MIETPSPNFDERTLPISVLVLHYTGMPDAPSAIQWLASPESKVSAHYVVTEDGQVIRMVDERKRAWHAGVSWWRGISNINSASIGIELINPGHEWGYRPFPDEQIDALIPLVHDIMTRHRITRGNVVGHSDIAPARKQDPGELFPWHKLARLRLALPRPTRNLMDPHWSDGGFMLALERFGYDISDPEAAVVAFQRRFRPELIDGVIDGECRAILLALLLPRPRGDD, via the coding sequence ATGATCGAGACGCCGTCGCCCAATTTCGATGAGCGCACCCTGCCGATCTCCGTCCTTGTCCTGCATTATACCGGCATGCCCGATGCGCCGAGCGCGATCCAGTGGCTGGCCAGCCCGGAAAGCAAGGTCTCCGCGCATTATGTGGTGACCGAGGACGGGCAAGTGATCCGCATGGTGGACGAGCGCAAGCGCGCCTGGCATGCCGGGGTCTCCTGGTGGCGCGGCATCTCGAACATCAATTCCGCCAGCATCGGCATCGAGCTCATCAATCCCGGCCATGAATGGGGCTATCGCCCATTCCCGGACGAGCAGATCGACGCGCTCATCCCGCTGGTGCACGACATCATGACGCGCCATCGTATCACGCGCGGCAATGTCGTGGGCCACAGCGACATCGCCCCGGCGCGCAAGCAGGACCCGGGCGAGCTGTTTCCCTGGCACAAGCTGGCCCGGCTGCGGCTCGCCCTTCCGCGTCCCACCCGCAATCTCATGGACCCGCACTGGTCGGACGGCGGCTTCATGCTGGCGCTCGAGCGCTTCGGCTATGATATTTCCGATCCCGAGGCCGCCGTCGTCGCGTTCCAGCGGCGCTTCCGCCCCGAGCTGATCGACGGTGTGATCGATGGCGAATGCCGGGCGATCCTCCTCGCCCTGCTCCTGCCCCGCCCCCGCGGCGACGACTAG
- a CDS encoding histidine phosphotransferase family protein — MPVLAQTPATDPIDFASLLCSRLCHDLLSPVGALNNGIELLADETDPHMREQCMGLLGDSARTTAGKLKFFRLAFGAAGGFGEGIPVHEVRAAVEGLFPPGGRLEIQWLIDGDSLPKPAAKLLLNLVMLAGEALPRGGTLAIGAEVGAAAIEIVVRGEGQRITFDPAIRSALAGAGDLTTRTSVAYLIRSIADQTGGQIMISAPEEAFLMFGASLPIRI; from the coding sequence ATGCCCGTTTTGGCACAGACGCCCGCGACCGATCCCATCGACTTCGCCAGCCTGCTCTGCTCCCGCCTGTGCCATGACCTGCTGAGCCCCGTGGGGGCCCTCAACAACGGCATCGAACTGCTGGCCGACGAGACCGATCCGCACATGCGCGAGCAATGCATGGGCCTGCTCGGCGACAGCGCGCGCACCACGGCTGGCAAGCTCAAATTCTTCCGCCTCGCGTTCGGCGCCGCTGGCGGCTTCGGCGAAGGCATCCCGGTGCATGAGGTACGCGCGGCGGTGGAAGGTCTGTTCCCTCCGGGCGGGCGTCTGGAGATCCAGTGGCTGATCGATGGCGACAGCCTGCCCAAGCCGGCGGCCAAGCTGCTGCTCAATCTGGTGATGCTGGCCGGCGAGGCCCTGCCGCGCGGCGGCACGCTGGCGATCGGCGCCGAAGTCGGCGCGGCCGCGATCGAGATCGTGGTGCGCGGCGAAGGCCAGCGCATCACCTTCGATCCGGCGATCCGCAGCGCACTGGCCGGCGCGGGCGACCTCACCACGCGCACCTCGGTCGCCTATCTGATCCGCTCCATCGCCGACCAGACGGGCGGGCAGATCATGATCTCCGCGCCGGAGGAAGCTTTCCTCATGTTTGGCGCGAGCCTGCCGATCCGGATATAA
- a CDS encoding ornithine cyclodeaminase family protein, with amino-acid sequence MIVIGAEEVRRRLDHATCIPLMREAMIALHQGRSQQLLRGIIDLGEGAAFGVMPGALEGAGFGAKIVSVFPASAAQGKSHQGLIVLFDPRTGAPAGVIDGGEVTAIRTASASAAATAVLARPDATRLFILGTGEQAWHHAAAIRHVRPLESVVFWGRTPQKAQAMAQRVREELGLPARAVASVAEAARNADIICTTTASAEPILFSRDVADGTHINAVGSSRAGPSEIDIDLVARARFIPDHREGVLAQGAEFLNARAAGLVTDAHVLPGIGAVLSGDAPGRTDAREVTIYKSLGSIVQDLACAAWLLAGRG; translated from the coding sequence ATGATCGTCATCGGCGCCGAGGAAGTCCGCCGGCGGCTCGACCATGCCACCTGCATCCCCCTGATGCGCGAGGCGATGATCGCGCTGCACCAGGGGCGCAGCCAGCAGCTCCTGCGCGGCATCATCGATCTGGGCGAAGGCGCGGCCTTCGGCGTGATGCCCGGCGCGCTGGAGGGGGCAGGCTTCGGCGCCAAGATCGTCAGCGTCTTCCCCGCCTCCGCTGCGCAGGGCAAATCGCATCAGGGGCTCATCGTCCTGTTCGATCCGCGCACCGGCGCACCGGCGGGCGTGATCGACGGCGGTGAAGTGACCGCCATCCGCACCGCGAGCGCGTCCGCCGCCGCGACCGCTGTCCTTGCCCGGCCCGATGCGACGCGCCTCTTCATTCTCGGCACGGGCGAGCAGGCCTGGCACCATGCCGCCGCAATCCGCCATGTCCGCCCGCTGGAAAGCGTGGTCTTCTGGGGCCGCACGCCGCAGAAGGCGCAGGCGATGGCGCAGCGCGTCCGCGAGGAACTCGGGCTCCCGGCCCGCGCCGTGGCCAGCGTGGCGGAAGCGGCGCGGAATGCGGACATCATCTGCACGACCACGGCATCTGCCGAGCCCATCCTCTTCTCGCGCGATGTGGCGGACGGCACGCATATCAATGCGGTCGGCTCCAGCCGCGCCGGGCCGTCCGAGATCGACATCGACCTCGTCGCCCGCGCGCGCTTCATTCCCGATCATCGCGAGGGCGTGCTGGCGCAGGGCGCCGAGTTCCTGAACGCGCGGGCCGCGGGCCTCGTGACCGACGCGCATGTCCTGCCCGGGATCGGCGCCGTGCTGAGCGGCGACGCGCCGGGGCGGACCGACGCGCGCGAAGTGACGATCTACAAGTCGCTGGGCTCCATCGTGCAGGATCTCGCCTGCGCCGCCTGGCTGCTTGCCGGCAGGGGATGA
- a CDS encoding chemotaxis protein CheB, which produces MTPISFDLAEPHGPRRPVDVLIVDDSVVVRRIMAKVLAADDRFSVTGAVSSGAQAIDFVRNQPVDLVLLDMQMPGMDGLEVLPRLLASERKVQVVLLSGTCREGSEIALQALAMGASDVVAKPSAGHFSDNFVEHLLDRLGHLVPAPERNRTPERIDEESARLRPLGSMVRAVGVGGSTGGISAIMTLLSGLNPGNAFPIFITQHLPANFQPLFAEQLHRATQMPVVIAEEGLPVRAGVIHVAPGNAHLSLVREARGRVTIRLSRERCLHGSFPAVDPMFQAMARVYGPGACGVILSGMGRDGLAGAHAIIEAGGWMIAQDHASSAVWGMPGSVARAGLASAILPPGSIGELILDQWRAAA; this is translated from the coding sequence ATGACGCCGATCTCCTTCGACCTCGCCGAGCCGCATGGTCCCCGCCGGCCTGTCGATGTTCTCATCGTCGATGATTCGGTCGTCGTCCGGCGGATCATGGCGAAGGTGCTGGCGGCGGACGACCGGTTCAGCGTGACGGGCGCGGTTTCCAGCGGGGCTCAGGCCATCGACTTCGTGCGCAACCAGCCGGTCGATCTGGTGCTGCTCGACATGCAGATGCCCGGCATGGACGGGCTCGAAGTGCTCCCCCGGCTGCTGGCAAGCGAGCGCAAGGTGCAGGTGGTGCTGCTCTCCGGAACCTGCCGCGAAGGCAGCGAGATCGCGCTGCAGGCGCTCGCCATGGGCGCCAGCGATGTCGTCGCCAAGCCCAGCGCCGGCCATTTCAGCGACAATTTCGTCGAGCATCTGCTCGACCGGCTCGGCCATCTCGTCCCCGCGCCCGAGCGCAACCGGACGCCCGAGCGCATCGATGAGGAAAGCGCGCGGCTGCGGCCGCTCGGCTCGATGGTGCGCGCGGTCGGCGTGGGCGGATCGACCGGCGGCATCAGCGCGATCATGACTCTGCTCTCGGGCCTCAACCCGGGCAATGCCTTCCCCATCTTCATCACCCAGCATCTGCCCGCCAATTTCCAGCCGCTCTTCGCCGAGCAGCTCCATCGCGCCACGCAGATGCCGGTGGTGATCGCCGAGGAAGGGCTGCCGGTTCGCGCCGGCGTCATCCATGTCGCGCCGGGCAACGCACATCTCTCGCTGGTTCGGGAAGCGCGCGGGCGGGTGACCATCCGCCTCTCGCGCGAGCGGTGCCTGCATGGCAGCTTCCCCGCCGTCGACCCGATGTTCCAGGCCATGGCGCGGGTTTACGGGCCGGGGGCGTGCGGCGTCATCCTGTCCGGCATGGGCCGCGACGGGCTGGCCGGGGCGCATGCCATCATCGAGGCCGGCGGATGGATGATCGCGCAGGATCATGCCAGCAGCGCCGTGTGGGGCATGCCGGGCTCGGTCGCCCGGGCCGGCCTCGCCAGTGCCATCCTGCCGCCCGGGTCGATCGGCGAACTCATCCTCGATCAATGGCGGGCCGCGGCATGA
- a CDS encoding amidohydrolase family protein produces the protein MTTLPRIAAFLAAATFLAAGLPATAQPPAKAAEAVLYTHATLIDGTGAAARQDQDILVRGERIQAVGPSGTLDAARTGGARTVDLSGRHVMPGLIDSHVHLATPPNRGRAEAMLRRQLYGGVTAVRDMADDLRAVGELSRASLAGEIPAPDIFYAALMAGPSFFEDPRVLAVSLGKTPGTAPWMQAIDDKTDLRTAVTLAKGTSATAIKIYANLPAGLIAGITQEAHRQGMMIWAHSAVFPTWPADVIAAGPDSLSHVCYLAYQTQPAMLPAYEDRTPVDERRLAASGDDPVMAKLFGAMLERGAVLDATGSLFVLFEEERRNNPAAKPLRCTGPTTTRLTRQAWQAGVPISAGTDFVHKPDDPWPALFDELHFLQHDVGMPPLEVIRAATLIGARAAGQEKEMGSIEPGKLANFIVLTADPLQDIDHVRSIETTVKRGRAYRRADYRPVTKAEMGGRDED, from the coding sequence ATGACGACCTTACCCCGCATTGCCGCTTTCCTCGCGGCCGCGACGTTCCTCGCCGCCGGCCTGCCTGCCACCGCGCAACCGCCGGCCAAGGCGGCCGAAGCCGTGCTCTATACGCACGCGACGCTGATCGACGGGACAGGCGCAGCGGCGCGGCAGGATCAGGACATCCTCGTGCGCGGCGAGCGGATCCAGGCGGTCGGGCCCAGCGGCACGCTCGACGCGGCCCGGACCGGCGGCGCGCGAACGGTTGACCTCTCCGGCCGCCATGTGATGCCCGGCCTCATCGACAGCCATGTCCATCTCGCCACGCCGCCCAATCGGGGGCGGGCCGAAGCGATGCTGCGCCGGCAGCTCTACGGCGGCGTCACGGCCGTGCGCGACATGGCCGACGACCTGCGCGCGGTGGGCGAACTCTCCCGCGCCTCGCTGGCCGGGGAGATCCCCGCGCCGGACATCTTCTACGCTGCGCTGATGGCCGGCCCGTCCTTCTTCGAGGACCCGCGCGTCCTCGCGGTCAGCCTCGGCAAGACGCCCGGCACCGCGCCCTGGATGCAGGCGATCGACGACAAGACCGACCTGCGCACGGCCGTGACGCTGGCAAAGGGAACCTCCGCCACCGCGATCAAGATTTATGCGAATCTGCCCGCCGGCCTCATCGCCGGGATCACGCAGGAAGCCCATCGGCAGGGCATGATGATCTGGGCGCACAGCGCCGTCTTCCCGACATGGCCGGCGGACGTCATCGCGGCCGGGCCGGATTCGCTGAGCCATGTCTGTTATCTCGCATACCAGACCCAGCCGGCCATGCTGCCCGCTTATGAGGACCGCACCCCGGTCGACGAGCGCCGCCTTGCCGCCAGCGGGGACGACCCGGTGATGGCGAAGCTCTTTGGCGCCATGCTGGAGCGCGGCGCCGTGCTCGATGCGACCGGCAGCCTGTTCGTGCTGTTCGAGGAGGAACGGCGGAACAACCCGGCCGCCAAGCCGCTGCGCTGCACCGGCCCGACCACGACCCGCCTCACCCGGCAGGCTTGGCAGGCGGGCGTGCCCATCTCGGCCGGCACGGACTTCGTGCACAAGCCTGACGATCCATGGCCCGCCCTGTTCGACGAGCTTCATTTCCTCCAGCATGATGTCGGCATGCCGCCGCTGGAGGTCATCCGCGCCGCCACGCTGATCGGCGCGCGGGCGGCGGGGCAGGAAAAGGAGATGGGCTCCATCGAGCCGGGCAAGCTCGCCAATTTCATCGTCCTCACCGCCGATCCGCTCCAGGACATCGACCATGTCCGCAGCATCGAGACGACAGTGAAGCGCGGCCGGGCCTATCGCCGCGCGGACTACAGGCCCGTCACCAAGGCGGAAATGGGAGGCAGGGATGAGGATTGA
- a CDS encoding response regulator, with protein sequence MPSCLVVDDSKVIRKVARHILESLDLQVEEAGDGREALEICDASVPDVVLLDWNMPIMSGLDFLKELSRRNLPRPPKVIFCTTENGVDHIRAAVDAGADEYVMKPFDRDTLESKLQIVGVL encoded by the coding sequence ATGCCGAGCTGTCTCGTGGTCGATGATTCAAAGGTGATCCGCAAGGTCGCCCGCCACATCCTCGAATCCCTCGATCTCCAGGTGGAGGAAGCGGGGGATGGGCGCGAGGCGCTGGAGATATGCGATGCCAGCGTGCCCGACGTGGTGCTGCTCGACTGGAACATGCCGATCATGAGCGGCCTCGATTTCCTCAAGGAACTCTCCCGCCGCAACCTGCCCCGGCCGCCCAAGGTTATTTTCTGCACCACGGAGAATGGTGTCGATCACATCCGCGCCGCCGTCGACGCCGGCGCGGACGAATATGTCATGAAGCCGTTCGACCGCGATACGCTGGAAAGCAAGCTCCAGATCGTCGGCGTCCTCTAA
- a CDS encoding J domain-containing protein, translating into MSKARRSNDWGFPRWRGYGSAREAQQVRLCDRHGCDRPGECPAPKSPNSPERWYFCQEHAAEYNKGWDYFAGLDEEERASRMKDEQRDASGFRSSAHHQWGGPGDGTRSRDEMRALDVLGLDSDADFDAVRRNWRALAKENHPDVRPGDAEAATRFQAIQTAYEVLRAAEERRSWKPA; encoded by the coding sequence ATGTCCAAGGCACGGCGATCCAATGACTGGGGCTTTCCCCGCTGGCGGGGCTATGGCTCCGCGCGCGAGGCGCAGCAGGTTCGCCTGTGCGACCGGCACGGCTGCGACCGGCCGGGCGAGTGCCCCGCCCCCAAGTCGCCCAACAGTCCCGAGCGCTGGTATTTCTGCCAGGAACACGCCGCCGAGTACAACAAGGGCTGGGACTATTTCGCGGGGCTGGACGAGGAAGAGCGCGCTTCCCGCATGAAGGACGAGCAGCGCGACGCGTCCGGCTTCCGCAGCAGCGCGCATCATCAATGGGGCGGCCCCGGCGACGGCACCCGCTCGCGCGACGAGATGCGCGCGCTCGATGTGCTGGGGCTGGACAGCGATGCCGATTTCGACGCGGTGCGCCGGAACTGGCGCGCGCTCGCCAAGGAGAATCACCCGGACGTCCGCCCCGGCGACGCCGAGGCCGCGACTCGCTTCCAGGCAATCCAGACCGCCTATGAAGTGCTGCGCGCTGCCGAGGAACGTCGCAGCTGGAAGCCCGCATGA
- a CDS encoding dipeptidase produces the protein MRIDRRALLGGATGLAAAALLPRAAWAADKATGEAMGDDWIVINALGGLGDPNRRGEADPFSPRVLAEAHASGLTAVNCTFGYVSGPGDPFEISVRDVAETDALLRRHEKDLLKILSAADIRRAKAEKKIGIIYGFQNGAMMGEDASRVDIFANLGVRIFQLTYNPANQIGDGSMAPENRGITPFGREVIARLNEQRVMVDLSHSGERTCLEAARISKAPISINHTGCRAVADLPRNKTDAELRLVAEKGGFVGIYFMPFLDVSGHARAEHVVAHIDHAVNLCGEDHVGIGTDGSVTQIDDLKVYEAALAEEIAQRRAAGISATGERPDTYPFVVDLRGPDQFRKLARLLREKGYRTARIEKILGTNFLRYAETIWGS, from the coding sequence ATGAGGATTGACCGGCGCGCACTGCTCGGCGGCGCGACAGGGCTGGCCGCTGCCGCTCTCCTGCCGCGCGCCGCATGGGCGGCAGACAAGGCGACAGGCGAGGCGATGGGCGATGACTGGATCGTCATCAATGCGCTGGGCGGGCTCGGCGATCCCAACCGGCGCGGCGAGGCGGACCCGTTCAGCCCGCGCGTGCTGGCCGAGGCCCATGCCTCCGGCCTCACCGCCGTCAATTGCACCTTCGGCTATGTTTCCGGACCCGGCGACCCGTTCGAGATCAGCGTGCGCGACGTGGCGGAGACGGACGCGCTGCTGCGCCGCCATGAGAAGGACCTTCTCAAGATCCTGAGCGCAGCGGACATCCGCCGCGCCAAAGCCGAGAAGAAGATCGGCATCATCTACGGCTTCCAGAACGGCGCGATGATGGGCGAGGACGCCAGCCGCGTCGACATTTTCGCCAATCTCGGCGTGCGCATCTTCCAGCTCACTTACAATCCCGCCAACCAGATCGGCGATGGGTCCATGGCGCCGGAAAATCGCGGCATCACGCCGTTCGGGCGCGAAGTGATCGCGCGCCTCAACGAACAGCGCGTGATGGTCGACCTCTCGCACAGCGGCGAGCGCACTTGCCTCGAGGCCGCGCGCATCTCGAAAGCGCCGATCTCCATCAATCACACCGGCTGCCGCGCGGTCGCCGACCTGCCCCGCAACAAGACCGACGCGGAATTGCGCCTCGTCGCCGAGAAGGGCGGCTTCGTCGGCATCTATTTCATGCCCTTCCTTGACGTCTCCGGCCATGCCCGCGCCGAGCATGTCGTCGCGCATATCGACCATGCGGTGAATCTATGCGGCGAGGATCATGTCGGCATCGGCACGGATGGCAGCGTCACGCAGATCGACGATCTCAAGGTCTATGAGGCCGCGCTGGCCGAGGAGATCGCCCAGCGCCGCGCCGCCGGCATCAGCGCCACGGGCGAGCGGCCGGACACCTATCCCTTCGTCGTCGACCTGCGCGGGCCGGACCAGTTCCGCAAGCTCGCTCGCCTGCTGCGCGAGAAGGGCTACCGCACGGCGCGCATCGAGAAGATCCTCGGGACGAACTTCCTGCGCTATGCCGAAACGATCTGGGGCAGCTGA
- a CDS encoding CheR family methyltransferase, giving the protein MAGRGMSGTGTHDQTIARLGDLLASRTGQTLTEARRWRIETSLRPLLRARGLPSLDALLVALDADPDGRLTRQAIDAMLNHESSFFRDHAVFEAIEHQVLPRIRDQAREKVLRIWSAGCSTGQEAYSLAMMIRRMGDMWDGWRINILGTDVSEISIATARRGCYAQMDMQRGLPVNDLLRWFRPLGEDWQIAEEIRAMVSFQADNLLDTSRVSGLFDLILCRNLLFYFPEDKRRLAQDQLARHARPGTFLVLGAGEMLAGGNNAFTNCRELSCIYVAERPIAANGVISRLAG; this is encoded by the coding sequence ATGGCGGGCCGCGGCATGAGCGGCACCGGCACGCATGACCAGACGATCGCGCGGCTGGGCGATCTGCTCGCCAGCCGGACCGGACAGACCCTGACCGAAGCCCGGCGCTGGCGCATCGAGACCTCGCTGCGGCCGCTGCTGCGCGCGCGCGGCCTTCCCTCGCTGGATGCGCTGCTCGTGGCGCTGGATGCCGATCCGGACGGCAGGCTGACGCGTCAGGCGATCGACGCGATGCTCAATCATGAAAGCTCCTTCTTCCGCGATCATGCGGTTTTCGAGGCGATCGAGCACCAGGTGCTGCCCCGCATCCGCGATCAGGCGCGCGAGAAGGTGCTGCGCATCTGGTCGGCCGGCTGCTCCACGGGGCAGGAGGCCTATTCGCTGGCCATGATGATCCGCCGCATGGGCGACATGTGGGACGGCTGGCGCATCAACATCCTGGGCACGGACGTCTCGGAGATCTCCATCGCGACGGCACGGCGCGGCTGCTACGCGCAGATGGACATGCAGCGCGGCCTGCCGGTCAATGATCTGCTGCGCTGGTTCCGCCCGCTCGGCGAGGACTGGCAGATCGCGGAGGAAATCCGCGCCATGGTCAGCTTCCAGGCCGACAATCTCCTCGACACCAGCCGGGTCTCCGGCCTGTTCGATCTGATCCTCTGCCGTAATCTCCTCTTCTACTTTCCGGAGGACAAGCGCCGCCTCGCGCAGGACCAGCTGGCCCGCCATGCCCGGCCGGGCACGTTCCTCGTGCTCGGCGCCGGCGAGATGCTGGCGGGCGGCAACAATGCCTTCACCAATTGCCGGGAACTGAGCTGCATCTATGTCGCCGAGCGGCCGATCGCCGCCAATGGCGTCATCAGCCGCCTCGCCGGCTGA
- a CDS encoding chemotaxis protein CheW, translating into MTDTLFLFASIADTPVAIRASQIEAVVRIGDIVPIPLMPPYVRGLAALRSRVLTVIDMDARVFGTGRGTQAATLAIIADIAAHSYGFLVDSVSDICTAAEGIQPIRGRIDPAWAPFASGLVEWDGRSHLLLSLPDFVGSPAGSALAA; encoded by the coding sequence ATGACCGACACGCTTTTCCTGTTCGCGTCCATCGCGGACACGCCCGTCGCGATCCGCGCCTCGCAGATCGAGGCCGTCGTCCGCATCGGCGACATCGTCCCGATCCCGCTCATGCCGCCTTATGTGCGCGGCCTCGCGGCCCTGCGCAGCCGGGTCCTCACCGTCATCGACATGGACGCGCGCGTGTTCGGGACGGGACGGGGGACGCAGGCAGCGACTCTGGCGATCATCGCGGACATCGCCGCGCACAGTTACGGCTTCCTGGTCGATTCGGTCAGTGACATCTGCACCGCGGCCGAGGGCATCCAGCCGATCCGCGGACGCATCGATCCGGCATGGGCGCCCTTCGCCTCCGGTCTGGTGGAGTGGGACGGGCGCAGCCACCTGCTGCTCAGCCTGCCGGATTTCGTGGGGTCGCCGGCCGGCAGCGCGCTCGCGGCCTGA